From a region of the Primulina eburnea isolate SZY01 chromosome 7, ASM2296580v1, whole genome shotgun sequence genome:
- the LOC140835812 gene encoding uncharacterized protein: MITDIIYRNCPLKFQDKEYLADLIELPIKNYDIILGMDWLYRHQAQLNCYTKEVYLQTSHPIISKANHNMGIVSTVEARAILKNNGQVFLAYLINKPKDQLKISEISVVQEFPEVFPEEINTLPPQRDVEFSIDLIPGAQPRSKTPYRMAP; this comes from the coding sequence CATCATTTACAGAAACTGTCCCTTAAAATTCCAAGATAAAGAATATCTAGCAGATTTGATTGAATTACCAATCAAAAACTATGATATtattcttggaatggactggttGTATAGACACCAAGCCCAGCTCAATTGCTACACAAAAGAAGTTTATCTTCAAACTTCTCATCCAATCATTTCCAAAGCTAACCATAACATGGGAATAGTATCAACCGTAGAAGCTAGAGCTATACTAAAAAACAACGGACAAGTATTTCTagcttatttgataaataagccAAAAGATCAACTCAAGATCTCAGAAATCTCAGTTGTACAAGAATTTCCAGAGGTTTTTCCTGAAGAGATCAATACTTTACCTCCTCAGAGAGACGTAGAGTTTTCCATTGATCTAATACCTGGAGCACAACCCAGATCTAAAAct